Proteins encoded together in one Undibacterium sp. CCC3.4 window:
- a CDS encoding PTS fructose transporter subunit IIA, with protein sequence MVAILLMTHAPLGSAFIAAATHVFRGRPERLEAIDVQADQNTDEVNQLARAAVERLNDGSGVLVMTDIMGGTPSNCCRALGEPDQVAIIAGISLPMLLRAITYRSDVLDVVVEMALAGGQNGALRIDNRVRLGPN encoded by the coding sequence ATGGTTGCCATTTTATTGATGACGCATGCGCCGCTGGGATCGGCCTTCATTGCCGCTGCCACCCATGTGTTTCGTGGCCGGCCGGAACGGCTCGAAGCCATCGATGTGCAGGCTGATCAAAACACCGATGAAGTCAATCAACTCGCGCGTGCCGCCGTCGAACGACTCAATGACGGTTCGGGCGTGCTGGTAATGACCGACATCATGGGAGGCACGCCATCGAATTGTTGCCGCGCTTTGGGTGAGCCCGATCAAGTGGCGATTATCGCCGGCATCAGTTTGCCGATGTTGTTGCGTGCCATCACTTACCGCAGCGATGTACTCGATGTGGTGGTGGAAATGGCGCTGGCCGGCGGGCAAAATGGTGCGCTGCGCATCGATAACCGGGTGCGCTTGGGGCCGAATTGA
- a CDS encoding HPr family phosphocarrier protein, with amino-acid sequence MIQKEIEIVNKLGLHARASAKFTQTASKFKCEVWVTRNSRRVNGKSIMGVMMLAAGKGSKIMLDTEGVDELECMEAMQALISDKFGEGE; translated from the coding sequence ATGATTCAAAAAGAAATCGAAATCGTTAATAAATTAGGCTTGCACGCGCGTGCCTCAGCAAAATTCACGCAAACCGCCAGCAAATTCAAATGCGAAGTCTGGGTGACACGCAACAGTCGCCGCGTCAACGGCAAATCCATCATGGGCGTCATGATGTTGGCTGCCGGCAAGGGTAGTAAAATTATGCTCGATACCGAAGGTGTCGACGAGCTGGAATGCATGGAAGCCATGCAAGCCTTGATCAGTGACAAATTTGGCGAAGGCGAATAA
- the ptsP gene encoding phosphoenolpyruvate--protein phosphotransferase → MASFTLQGIPVSRGIAIGRAHLLRPAALDVEHYLIAQEQVEAEVLRLQAALAEVHKELQAIWADLPADAPTELGAFIDVHVLILSDPMVSEAPLDIIRSRHYNAEWALVTQVDELSAQFDEIEDEYLRERKADIQQVAERVLKVLTGSAHAVPRAEGIDERSANMIVVARDISPADMMQFRDAAFAGFVTDEGGQNSHTAIVSRSLGIAAVVGMGNASQLIDQDDWLIIDSDAGVVIVAPTSQVLEQYRERQLRLQKQRKKLGKLKKTPAITQDGVEISLLANIEMPEDAALALEAGAAGVGLFRSEFLFMERSGHEHVLPTEEEQFLAYRRAVEGMKGRPVTIRTLDVGGDKPLTANDHSILNPALGLRSIRYCLSEPQLFLTQLRAILRASVFGPVKILIPMMAHSFEVDQTLALIAQAKAALDAEHKPYDRAIPIGAMIEIPAAALALPLFIRKLDFLSIGTNDLIQYTLAIDRADHEVAHLYDDLHPAILLLLQTIVSTAKKAAIPVSICGGMAGDLRLTRLLIGMGFRELSMPAALLPEIKQAILNTNLSVLEPYVKKILRSYEPQLIRETLAAMALAEAESEIAAL, encoded by the coding sequence ATGGCATCATTTACATTGCAAGGCATCCCGGTTTCCCGCGGCATTGCGATTGGTCGCGCTCATCTGCTGCGACCGGCTGCGCTTGATGTCGAACATTATTTGATTGCCCAAGAGCAGGTGGAAGCCGAAGTATTGCGCTTGCAGGCGGCGTTGGCCGAGGTGCATAAAGAATTGCAAGCGATCTGGGCCGATTTGCCGGCCGATGCGCCGACCGAACTCGGTGCCTTTATCGACGTCCATGTGCTGATTCTGTCTGACCCTATGGTGTCGGAAGCCCCGCTCGATATTATCCGCAGCCGCCACTACAATGCCGAATGGGCGCTGGTGACTCAGGTCGATGAATTATCGGCCCAGTTCGATGAAATTGAAGATGAATATCTGCGCGAACGCAAAGCCGATATTCAGCAAGTCGCCGAACGCGTGCTCAAAGTCTTGACCGGCAGCGCACACGCCGTACCACGCGCCGAGGGCATCGATGAGCGCAGTGCCAATATGATCGTGGTCGCGCGCGATATTTCGCCGGCCGACATGATGCAGTTTCGCGATGCCGCCTTTGCCGGCTTTGTCACCGACGAGGGTGGCCAAAATTCGCATACTGCGATTGTCTCGCGTAGCCTTGGCATTGCTGCCGTAGTTGGCATGGGCAATGCTTCGCAATTGATCGACCAAGATGACTGGCTCATCATCGACAGCGATGCCGGCGTCGTGATCGTGGCCCCGACTTCGCAAGTGCTGGAACAGTACCGGGAACGCCAACTGCGGCTGCAAAAGCAGAGAAAAAAACTCGGCAAGCTGAAAAAAACCCCGGCCATTACCCAAGATGGGGTCGAAATCAGCTTGCTGGCGAATATAGAAATGCCCGAAGACGCCGCGTTGGCGCTCGAAGCCGGGGCCGCCGGCGTCGGCTTGTTCCGCTCCGAATTTTTGTTTATGGAACGCAGCGGCCATGAACATGTGCTGCCGACCGAAGAAGAACAATTTCTCGCTTATCGGCGTGCCGTCGAAGGCATGAAAGGGCGGCCGGTGACGATCCGCACGCTCGACGTCGGTGGCGACAAACCCTTGACCGCCAACGATCACTCGATACTCAACCCGGCGCTGGGTTTGCGTTCAATTCGCTATTGCTTATCGGAACCGCAATTATTCCTCACGCAATTGCGAGCGATCTTACGCGCTTCGGTGTTTGGCCCGGTAAAAATCCTCATCCCGATGATGGCGCATAGTTTTGAAGTCGATCAAACCTTGGCCTTGATCGCCCAGGCCAAAGCAGCGCTCGATGCCGAACACAAGCCCTATGACCGCGCCATTCCTATCGGTGCGATGATAGAAATTCCGGCGGCGGCGCTGGCGCTGCCACTGTTCATCCGCAAGCTCGACTTTCTCTCCATCGGTACCAATGATTTGATCCAATATACGCTGGCGATAGACCGGGCCGATCATGAAGTGGCCCACCTTTACGACGACTTGCATCCAGCTATACTGTTGCTGCTGCAAACTATCGTCAGTACCGCTAAAAAAGCCGCGATTCCGGTCTCTATTTGCGGTGGCATGGCCGGCGATCTGCGCCTGACGCGCTTGTTGATCGGCATGGGCTTTCGCGAACTGTCGATGCCGGCTGCTTTGCTGCCGGAAATTAAACAAGCGATTCTCAATACCAATTTGTCGGTGCTGGAACCCTATGTCAAAAAAATCTTGCGTAGCTACGAACCGCAACTGATTCGTGAAACTCTGGCGGCCATGGCGCTGGCTGAGGCCGAGAGCGAAATCGCGGCGCTGTAA
- the metX gene encoding homoserine O-succinyltransferase MetX, producing MSVSPQSVGPVTPQAWFFEEALPLQSGAVLAAYTLMIETYGTLNAEKSNAVLICHALNASHHVAGYYPEQTKNVGWWDNMIGPGKPVDTDHFFVIGVNNLGSCFGSTGPMHINPASGKPYGADFPVVTVEDWVNAQARVADRFGIAQFAAVMGGSLGGMQALAWSILYPQRLQHCVVIASTPKLSAQNIAFNDVARQAILTDPDFHGGDFYAHGVVPRNGLRVARMIGHITYLSNDDMAEKFGRDLKSDDYQFGFGVDFEIESYLRYQGDKFSDYFDANTYLLITKALDYFDPARHTGGDLQRALAQTAAKFLLVSFSTDWRFAPERSREIVRALVSNQRTVSYAEIDAPHGHDAFLLDDPRYLNLIAAYFARIATEVAGKPT from the coding sequence ATGTCTGTTTCACCTCAATCGGTCGGTCCGGTCACGCCACAAGCGTGGTTCTTTGAAGAAGCGCTGCCGCTGCAGAGCGGTGCCGTCCTTGCCGCTTACACCTTGATGATAGAAACTTACGGCACCCTCAATGCTGAAAAGTCGAATGCGGTGTTGATTTGTCATGCACTCAATGCCTCGCACCATGTGGCCGGCTATTATCCCGAGCAAACAAAAAACGTCGGTTGGTGGGATAACATGATCGGACCCGGCAAACCGGTTGATACCGATCATTTCTTCGTCATCGGCGTGAATAATCTTGGCTCGTGTTTCGGTTCCACCGGCCCCATGCATATCAATCCTGCCAGCGGCAAGCCCTATGGTGCCGATTTCCCGGTGGTGACGGTGGAAGACTGGGTGAATGCCCAGGCCCGCGTGGCCGACCGCTTCGGCATCGCTCAATTCGCCGCCGTCATGGGTGGCTCGCTTGGTGGTATGCAGGCGCTGGCTTGGAGCATTCTGTATCCACAGCGTTTACAACATTGCGTGGTGATTGCCTCGACGCCGAAATTATCGGCCCAGAACATCGCCTTCAATGATGTCGCGCGTCAGGCAATTCTGACCGATCCCGATTTTCACGGTGGTGATTTTTACGCCCATGGTGTGGTGCCACGCAATGGCTTACGGGTGGCACGCATGATCGGTCACATCACCTATCTGTCGAATGACGATATGGCGGAAAAATTTGGCCGTGATTTGAAATCTGACGATTACCAATTCGGCTTTGGCGTCGACTTCGAAATCGAATCGTATTTGCGCTATCAAGGAGACAAGTTCTCCGACTATTTCGATGCCAACACCTACCTGCTGATCACCAAGGCACTCGATTACTTCGACCCGGCCCGCCATACCGGCGGCGACTTACAGCGCGCGCTGGCCCAGACTGCCGCCAAATTCTTGCTGGTCTCGTTCTCCACCGACTGGCGCTTTGCGCCCGAGCGCAGCCGCGAAATCGTGCGCGCCTTGGTGAGTAACCAACGCACCGTCAGTTATGCCGAAATCGATGCGCCACACGGGCATGATGCTTTTTTGCTCGACGATCCGCGCTACCTGAATCTCATCGCCGCGTATTTTGCGCGCATTGCCACTGAGGTGGCTGGAAAGCCGACATGA
- the metW gene encoding methionine biosynthesis protein MetW, whose product MNFSELSRLRPDLAFIADWIKPQTQVLDVGCGDGVMLDYLQTDRACHGYGIEIADDKVLECARRHINVIQQDMENGLGMFDDNAFDTVLCLSSLQMMKHVEPLLRDIARVGREAIVSFPNFGYWPHRTALLMGKMPVSKSLPYQWYDTPNVRCATIYDFSDLAQEVGLEVMECVALHEGKPVTWLPNWRGSLAVFRLRKLPSPKRVQSL is encoded by the coding sequence ATGAATTTTTCTGAATTAAGCCGTCTGCGTCCTGACCTCGCCTTCATTGCCGATTGGATCAAACCACAGACCCAAGTACTCGATGTCGGTTGCGGCGACGGCGTGATGCTCGACTATTTGCAAACCGACCGCGCCTGCCATGGCTATGGCATCGAGATCGCCGACGACAAAGTGCTCGAATGCGCCCGTCGCCACATCAATGTGATCCAGCAGGATATGGAAAATGGCCTCGGCATGTTCGATGACAATGCCTTCGACACCGTGCTGTGTCTGTCCTCGTTGCAAATGATGAAGCATGTCGAACCGCTGTTGCGTGATATTGCGCGGGTCGGACGCGAAGCCATCGTCTCATTCCCGAACTTCGGTTACTGGCCGCACCGAACCGCGCTGTTGATGGGCAAGATGCCGGTGTCGAAAAGTCTGCCATACCAGTGGTACGACACACCGAATGTGCGCTGTGCAACGATCTATGATTTTTCCGATCTGGCGCAGGAAGTCGGGCTGGAAGTCATGGAATGTGTCGCGCTGCATGAGGGAAAACCGGTGACCTGGCTACCGAACTGGCGTGGCAGTTTGGCGGTATTTCGTTTGCGTAAGCTTCCTTCGCCGAAACGCGTGCAGTCCCTTTAA
- a CDS encoding M48 family metallopeptidase translates to MKCSTSLLIGLAAWQFGATALAQERAADDGVKVGNMSMFRKLAPTGTLEKQAAAQYAQTIGQAQQQRALGPDDNQQVIRLRAIAQKLIPYTERWNPRASGWKWEINLIASKQVNAYCMPGGKIAFYTGILDTLKLSDDEVAIVMGHEIAHALREHGAERAGKAVVANFGVRVAEVVASVKGYDPYLAGALAGKAANVGMLAFSRQDESEADLVGLDLAARAGYDPRAGVVLWKKMAMVNKSAPPQWLSTHPAGDSRIAAITRHLPEVMPLYLHSKGLSATAIAPYRSNVKGITPVSYP, encoded by the coding sequence ATGAAATGCTCGACTTCTCTGCTGATAGGGCTGGCCGCTTGGCAGTTCGGTGCTACCGCACTGGCGCAGGAGCGCGCCGCTGACGACGGCGTTAAAGTCGGCAATATGTCGATGTTTCGCAAGCTGGCACCAACCGGCACCTTGGAAAAACAAGCGGCTGCCCAGTATGCCCAAACCATAGGGCAGGCGCAGCAACAACGCGCGCTCGGCCCCGATGACAATCAACAAGTTATACGTTTGCGGGCGATCGCCCAAAAACTCATTCCCTACACCGAGCGCTGGAACCCGCGCGCTTCCGGATGGAAATGGGAAATCAATTTAATTGCGTCGAAACAAGTTAATGCGTATTGCATGCCGGGTGGGAAAATCGCTTTCTATACCGGCATCCTCGATACCCTCAAACTCAGCGACGATGAAGTCGCCATCGTGATGGGCCATGAAATCGCCCACGCCTTGCGCGAGCATGGTGCCGAACGTGCCGGCAAAGCGGTGGTGGCGAATTTCGGTGTGCGTGTGGCCGAAGTGGTCGCCAGCGTCAAAGGTTATGACCCGTATCTGGCCGGGGCGCTGGCCGGTAAGGCCGCCAATGTTGGCATGCTGGCATTTTCGCGCCAAGATGAAAGCGAAGCCGATCTGGTCGGCCTCGACTTGGCCGCGCGGGCTGGTTACGATCCGCGCGCCGGTGTTGTGTTGTGGAAAAAAATGGCGATGGTCAACAAGAGCGCGCCGCCCCAATGGTTGTCTACCCATCCGGCCGGCGATAGCCGGATTGCTGCCATTACGCGCCATTTGCCCGAAGTCATGCCCTTGTATCTCCACTCGAAAGGGCTGTCGGCCACGGCCATCGCGCCTTATCGTAGCAATGTCAAAGGCATCACGCCGGTGTCGTATCCTTGA